A single window of Flavobacterium aestivum DNA harbors:
- the radC gene encoding RadC family protein, whose protein sequence is MIFDDTNFSFIEQEVLPITDWSEDDKPRAKLMLKGRSVLSDAELIAILIGSGSRNESAVDLSKRILASVDHNLNALGKLSIAQLMNFKGIGEAKAISIVAAMELGRRRRSEDVIELTKITSSKAVFEVMQPIIGELSHEEFWVLFLNNSNKILFKTQLSKGGMTGTVVDVRIVFKIAFEQNAAAIILAHNHPSGKLQASDADIQITKKIKTAGQQLDIPVLDHVIITEKGYYSFVDEGIF, encoded by the coding sequence ATGATTTTTGACGATACTAATTTTTCTTTTATAGAGCAAGAAGTTTTACCTATTACCGATTGGTCAGAAGACGATAAACCTCGTGCGAAGTTAATGCTCAAAGGCAGAAGTGTTTTGAGTGATGCTGAATTGATAGCAATATTGATTGGATCTGGGAGTCGAAACGAATCTGCCGTGGATTTGAGTAAGCGAATTTTGGCCAGTGTTGACCATAATTTGAATGCCTTAGGAAAACTATCTATTGCACAGTTAATGAATTTTAAAGGAATAGGAGAGGCTAAAGCGATTTCGATTGTAGCAGCAATGGAATTGGGAAGACGAAGAAGGAGCGAAGATGTAATCGAGTTGACAAAAATAACGTCCAGCAAAGCGGTTTTCGAAGTTATGCAACCGATAATTGGGGAGTTATCACACGAAGAATTTTGGGTTCTATTCTTGAATAATTCAAATAAAATTCTCTTTAAAACACAATTGAGTAAAGGCGGAATGACAGGAACGGTTGTTGATGTTCGTATTGTATTTAAAATTGCCTTTGAACAAAATGCGGCAGCTATCATTTTGGCACATAATCATCCTTCGGGTAAATTGCAAGCCAGTGATGCCGACATACAAATAACTAAAAAGATTAAAACTGCAGGACAACAATTGGATATTCCAGTTTTGGATCACGTAATTATAACAGAAAAGGGGTATTATAGTTTTGTTGATGAAGGGATATTTTAA
- a CDS encoding UDP-N-acetylmuramate--L-alanine ligase, whose product MKTHFIAIGGSAMHNLALALHNKGYQVTGSDDAIFEPSKSRLDKKGILPAELGWFPEKITADIEAVILGMHAKADNPELLKAQELGLKIYSYPEFLYEQSKNKTRVVIGGSHGKTTITSMILHVMHYHNIEVDYMVGAQLEGFDTMVHLTEENDFMVLEGDEYLSSPIDRRPKFHLYQPNIALISGIAWDHINVFPTYDFYVEQFEIFIDKITNGGILVYNEDDSEVKRVAEKATNPIRKLAYHTPKYTVNDGVTLLETPDGAMPIEVFGAHNLNNLAGAKWVCQNMGVDEADFYEAIASFKGASKRLEKIAESKTKVAYKDFAHSPSKVAATTKAVKEQYPNRTVVACLELHTYSSLNAEFLKEYEGALEYADVAVVFYSPDAVKIKQLEEVTYEQIAKAFNREDLIIYTNPKDFKDYLFNLNLENSALLLMSSGNYGGLNFDEVKGLIA is encoded by the coding sequence ATGAAAACACATTTCATTGCCATAGGCGGAAGCGCAATGCACAATTTAGCATTGGCACTACATAACAAAGGATATCAAGTTACAGGAAGTGATGATGCTATTTTTGAACCTTCAAAATCAAGATTAGATAAAAAAGGAATTTTGCCAGCTGAGTTGGGTTGGTTTCCAGAAAAAATCACAGCCGATATTGAGGCCGTAATCCTTGGTATGCACGCCAAAGCAGATAATCCAGAACTCTTAAAGGCGCAGGAATTAGGACTTAAAATATACTCTTATCCAGAGTTTTTATACGAGCAGTCTAAAAATAAAACACGTGTAGTTATTGGTGGTTCTCACGGGAAAACAACAATAACTTCCATGATTTTGCACGTGATGCATTACCATAATATCGAAGTTGATTATATGGTGGGAGCTCAATTAGAAGGATTTGATACAATGGTACATCTTACCGAAGAAAATGATTTTATGGTTTTAGAAGGAGATGAGTATTTGTCTTCACCAATTGACAGAAGACCTAAATTTCATTTGTACCAACCCAATATTGCTTTGATTTCTGGGATAGCTTGGGATCATATCAATGTTTTTCCAACCTATGATTTTTATGTAGAACAGTTTGAAATCTTTATTGATAAAATTACTAATGGAGGAATTTTGGTTTACAATGAAGACGATTCTGAAGTAAAAAGAGTTGCTGAAAAAGCAACCAACCCAATACGAAAATTAGCGTATCATACCCCAAAATATACTGTAAATGATGGAGTAACTTTATTAGAAACTCCTGATGGAGCCATGCCTATTGAAGTGTTTGGAGCTCATAACCTGAATAATTTGGCAGGAGCCAAATGGGTTTGTCAAAACATGGGAGTAGATGAAGCTGATTTCTATGAAGCGATTGCCAGCTTCAAAGGAGCATCTAAACGTTTAGAGAAAATAGCTGAGAGTAAAACCAAAGTAGCTTATAAGGATTTTGCACATTCACCTAGCAAAGTTGCTGCAACTACTAAAGCGGTAAAAGAACAATATCCAAATCGTACAGTAGTGGCTTGTTTGGAATTACATACTTATAGCAGCCTGAATGCTGAGTTTTTGAAAGAATATGAAGGCGCACTAGAATATGCAGATGTTGCAGTGGTTTTTTATTCGCCTGATGCTGTTAAAATTAAGCAGTTAGAAGAAGTGACATATGAGCAAATTGCTAAGGCTTTCAATAGAGAAGATCTGATTATTTATACTAATCCAAAAGATTTCAAAGATTATTTGTTTAACCTAAATCTAGAGAATTCAGCTTTGTTATTGATGAGTTCTGGAAATTATGGGGGATTGAATTTTGATGAGGTAAAAGGGTTGATAGCGTAA
- a CDS encoding tetratricopeptide repeat protein has protein sequence MKLLLSVFFIFPLFLFSQSFEKGEKLFVDGKFKQAQPILESYLKSNPSNLKALEYLGDISAYNKVWDKAIIYYKKLKTLKPTEADFFYKYGGALAMKTTEVSKFKALGMIGEVRSSFEKTIALNPKHIEARWALIELYLQLPGIAGGSESKAIRYSTELRELSPVDGYLSRGRIEEYFNRYSDAEEQYKRAILIGKSKVCYQKLADLYKNKMKQPDKANKVWEEYKNKKQ, from the coding sequence ATGAAATTACTGCTAAGCGTTTTTTTTATATTTCCACTGTTCCTGTTTTCCCAATCTTTTGAAAAAGGGGAAAAGTTGTTCGTTGATGGGAAATTCAAGCAAGCGCAGCCCATTCTTGAAAGTTACCTAAAAAGCAACCCGTCAAACCTTAAAGCCCTTGAATATTTAGGGGATATTTCTGCATACAATAAGGTTTGGGATAAGGCAATTATCTATTATAAAAAACTAAAAACATTGAAACCCACTGAGGCTGATTTTTTCTACAAGTACGGAGGTGCTTTGGCAATGAAAACTACAGAAGTTAGTAAATTTAAAGCCTTGGGAATGATTGGCGAAGTGAGATCTTCGTTTGAAAAAACTATAGCATTAAATCCAAAACATATAGAAGCACGCTGGGCATTAATTGAATTGTATTTGCAATTACCGGGTATTGCCGGAGGAAGTGAATCTAAGGCTATCAGATATTCAACGGAATTAAGGGAATTATCTCCGGTAGACGGGTATTTGTCCAGAGGTCGTATTGAGGAATATTTCAATAGATATTCTGATGCCGAAGAACAATATAAAAGAGCCATTTTAATAGGGAAGTCCAAAGTTTGTTATCAAAAATTGGCTGATCTGTATAAAAATAAAATGAAGCAACCTGATAAAGCCAACAAGGTTTGGGAAGAGTATAAAAATAAGAAGCAATAG
- a CDS encoding carboxymuconolactone decarboxylase family protein: MEKRININDVEPQAIKAMYALEGYLATTQLSNTQKELIKIRASQINGCAFCIDMHTKDALKYGETTQRIFLLNAWRETSLFTEEEKVILAITEEITLIHNRGLSTETYQKAEQFFDKNTIAQLIMAVVTINAWNRIAVSTQVEPAN, encoded by the coding sequence ATGGAAAAAAGAATAAACATCAATGATGTAGAACCTCAGGCAATAAAAGCTATGTATGCTTTAGAAGGTTATTTGGCAACTACCCAATTGTCTAATACACAAAAGGAATTAATAAAAATAAGAGCATCCCAAATCAATGGTTGTGCATTTTGTATAGACATGCACACGAAGGATGCATTAAAATATGGTGAAACTACCCAGCGTATTTTTTTATTAAACGCTTGGCGTGAAACCAGTTTATTTACGGAAGAAGAAAAGGTGATTTTGGCAATTACAGAAGAAATTACTTTGATTCACAATAGAGGTTTATCTACAGAAACGTATCAAAAGGCGGAACAATTTTTTGATAAAAACACAATTGCTCAGCTGATAATGGCCGTTGTCACAATAAATGCATGGAACAGAATTGCGGTAAGTACGCAAGTGGAACCAGCAAATTAA
- a CDS encoding Crp/Fnr family transcriptional regulator produces the protein MSEIFKKHLEKFIEIEDWEFSGILAFFQIKKVKKKENLLEEGQICKSHYFVLNGCLRKFFINRKGTEQTTEFAIESWWITDNFAFERGMSTEFYIQAVEKSEILIIDREAQEKLLIEFPKMERYFRFVYQRSYAASQMRIKYLYDFSKEESYYHLYNAHPEFVQRIPQYLIASFLGFSPEYLSEIRNKNRS, from the coding sequence ATGTCTGAGATATTCAAGAAACATTTAGAAAAATTCATAGAAATAGAGGATTGGGAATTTTCAGGTATTTTAGCTTTTTTTCAGATTAAAAAAGTCAAGAAGAAAGAAAATTTGCTTGAAGAAGGCCAGATTTGCAAATCACATTATTTTGTTCTGAATGGTTGTTTGAGAAAATTTTTCATCAATAGAAAAGGTACAGAGCAAACCACAGAATTTGCAATAGAGAGTTGGTGGATTACTGACAATTTTGCTTTCGAACGAGGTATGTCAACAGAGTTTTATATTCAAGCGGTTGAAAAATCAGAAATTTTAATTATTGACCGTGAGGCACAAGAAAAGCTATTGATTGAATTCCCGAAAATGGAACGTTATTTTAGATTCGTTTACCAGCGGTCTTATGCAGCTTCACAGATGCGAATAAAATACCTGTATGATTTTTCTAAAGAGGAATCTTATTATCATTTGTACAATGCGCATCCTGAATTTGTGCAACGGATTCCTCAATATTTGATTGCTTCTTTTTTAGGATTTTCTCCGGAATATTTAAGCGAAATCAGAAATAAAAACCGTTCTTAA
- a CDS encoding YdeI/OmpD-associated family protein has product MNPKVDFYFNNSQKWQAELEQLRRISLDCQLTEELKWGSPCYTLQGRNIVLIHEFKEYCAFLFFKGALLNDSEGILIQQSKNVQAARQIRFTNIQEIVDKEAVLKAYIYEAIEVEKAGLEVKFKKTEEFILVEEFQKKLEELPALKAAFEALTPGRQRAYMLHFSAPKQSKTRESRVEKCMPQILEGKGLNDY; this is encoded by the coding sequence ATGAATCCTAAAGTTGATTTTTATTTTAATAATTCCCAAAAGTGGCAGGCTGAATTGGAGCAATTAAGAAGAATCTCCCTTGATTGTCAGCTAACCGAAGAATTGAAATGGGGAAGTCCTTGTTATACGCTTCAAGGAAGGAATATTGTTTTAATTCATGAGTTTAAAGAATATTGCGCTTTTTTGTTTTTTAAAGGAGCACTGTTAAATGATTCTGAAGGTATTTTGATTCAGCAATCCAAGAATGTACAGGCTGCACGCCAGATTCGGTTCACAAATATTCAGGAAATAGTAGACAAGGAAGCTGTATTGAAAGCCTATATTTATGAAGCTATTGAAGTAGAAAAAGCAGGTTTGGAAGTGAAATTCAAAAAAACAGAAGAATTTATTCTTGTAGAAGAATTTCAAAAGAAATTAGAGGAATTACCTGCTTTGAAAGCAGCGTTCGAAGCCTTAACACCAGGAAGACAAAGAGCTTATATGTTACATTTTTCGGCGCCTAAACAATCCAAAACTCGTGAGTCAAGAGTTGAAAAATGTATGCCGCAAATTCTTGAGGGTAAGGGATTGAATGATTATTAA
- a CDS encoding GNAT family N-acetyltransferase, producing the protein MKTFETERLILKPTTEEDAEFILKLLNTPKWIEFIGDRKVNTIDDAENYIKTRIAPQFERLGYGNYTIIRKHDGEKIGCCGFYDREGVEGIDIGFALLPDFEKMGYAYESVSKINEIAFNDFKLNQISAITSKNNKASQDLLMKIGLKFEKTITLPNDTEEIFLYKLTQDKV; encoded by the coding sequence TTGAAAACATTTGAAACAGAAAGATTGATTCTTAAACCTACAACTGAAGAAGATGCTGAATTCATTTTAAAGCTATTAAATACTCCAAAATGGATAGAGTTTATAGGTGATCGAAAAGTTAATACTATTGATGATGCCGAAAATTATATTAAAACCAGAATCGCTCCACAATTTGAAAGACTAGGTTATGGTAATTATACCATAATTAGAAAGCATGATGGCGAAAAAATAGGTTGTTGTGGTTTTTACGATAGAGAGGGTGTTGAAGGAATCGATATTGGTTTTGCATTACTTCCGGACTTCGAAAAAATGGGTTATGCTTATGAAAGTGTGAGTAAGATAAATGAAATTGCTTTCAATGATTTTAAATTAAATCAGATTAGCGCGATTACTTCTAAAAATAATAAAGCATCACAGGATTTACTAATGAAAATTGGACTTAAGTTTGAAAAAACGATAACGCTTCCTAATGACACAGAAGAAATATTTTTATACAAATTAACTCAGGATAAAGTATAA
- a CDS encoding helix-turn-helix domain-containing protein, with translation MLKSNMIGNKITEARKKINISQAQLAEHLFISPQAVGKWERGESMPDIITLNRLAEILGVDLNYFSENFQSTTTEVTSVESLAKQPIELPSDELENKLSWNMSCENLVDNDFSGLKNLHQKLRYSSMQRSLFVGSDMSGLLLKSNNIDSCDFTSSNISNSNIQNSNLVNNIFKDCSLRETEFSENSIKGCDFSGADFTSATIKSGAFLKNTIENAVWNRTSFHEIQITDIVFEGIFKDCFFENCAFNGVKFQNSTLINTFFKNNEKLKRIQFIDCKVDKMTYAFLKNGKADMSGITLLTV, from the coding sequence ATGTTAAAGTCTAATATGATAGGTAATAAAATTACCGAAGCAAGAAAGAAAATTAATATTTCCCAAGCACAGCTCGCTGAGCATTTATTCATTAGCCCACAAGCAGTTGGGAAATGGGAACGCGGAGAATCTATGCCAGACATAATTACTCTTAACCGTCTCGCTGAAATCTTGGGTGTAGATCTCAACTATTTTTCAGAAAACTTTCAATCTACAACTACTGAAGTTACATCTGTTGAGTCTCTGGCAAAACAGCCAATTGAATTACCTTCTGACGAACTGGAAAACAAGCTTAGTTGGAATATGTCCTGTGAGAACTTGGTGGACAATGATTTTTCCGGGTTGAAAAATCTGCACCAAAAGCTGAGATATTCTAGTATGCAAAGATCCTTGTTTGTTGGCTCAGATATGTCGGGACTACTTCTAAAAAGCAATAATATTGATAGTTGTGACTTCACAAGTTCCAATATCAGTAACAGCAACATTCAGAACTCAAACTTAGTCAACAATATCTTTAAGGACTGTTCTTTGAGGGAAACTGAGTTTTCTGAAAACAGTATCAAGGGGTGTGATTTTTCGGGTGCTGATTTTACCAGCGCGACTATCAAATCTGGTGCTTTTCTGAAAAACACAATAGAAAATGCGGTATGGAATCGCACCTCCTTTCATGAAATACAGATTACCGATATAGTTTTCGAAGGGATATTTAAGGACTGTTTTTTTGAAAATTGCGCATTTAACGGAGTTAAATTCCAGAATTCAACCCTTATCAACACGTTCTTTAAGAACAATGAGAAGTTAAAACGAATCCAGTTTATTGATTGTAAAGTAGACAAGATGACTTATGCTTTTTTAAAAAATGGAAAAGCAGACATGTCCGGAATCACATTGCTAACAGTATAG
- a CDS encoding heme-degrading domain-containing protein, with the protein MAQNKTEKEVLKKIELDSFSNRIALEMGMKIIDLAKSRNQHIAVEVCRLNHTVFIYVDDHLPVDKHNWLRRKANVAKQFEESSLSVKNDLKDGNMTLEKTFGLDEKDFLAKGGSIPIFIKNAGMIATITVSGLHDEEDHKIIIDALQGKYF; encoded by the coding sequence ATGGCACAGAATAAAACCGAAAAAGAAGTACTCAAGAAAATAGAATTGGATAGTTTCTCTAACCGAATTGCCCTTGAAATGGGCATGAAAATTATAGACTTGGCTAAAAGTCGTAATCAGCATATTGCAGTTGAAGTATGTAGATTAAATCATACTGTCTTTATTTATGTTGATGACCATCTTCCTGTTGATAAACATAATTGGCTTAGACGTAAAGCGAATGTGGCAAAACAATTTGAAGAAAGTTCTTTAAGTGTAAAAAACGATTTGAAAGATGGTAATATGACTTTAGAAAAAACATTTGGACTAGACGAGAAAGATTTTCTTGCAAAAGGCGGTTCAATACCAATTTTTATTAAGAATGCGGGAATGATAGCTACCATAACGGTATCAGGACTTCACGACGAAGAAGATCATAAAATAATCATCGATGCATTGCAAGGAAAATACTTTTAG
- a CDS encoding UDP-2,3-diacylglucosamine diphosphatase encodes MKRKRKIPLVVISDIHLGTYGCHAKELLQYLKSINPQTLVLNGDIIDMWSFTKRYFPASHMNVLRQIIKMSNLGTRVIYITGNHDEALRKYSDFILGNFELVDKLILDLDGKKTWIFHGDVFDSSTQGYAKILAKLGGKGYDLLILINSLINWFLGVLGKEKRSYSKMIKDSVKKAVSFISNFETTAAEVAIQKKYSYVVCGHIHKPQMKEIENEHGKVLYLNSGDWIENLTALEYKKQKWSLYHYKTEHYKDVESHEEKIVNDIVNKILS; translated from the coding sequence ATGAAAAGAAAAAGAAAAATTCCGCTGGTAGTCATAAGTGATATTCACTTAGGAACTTACGGATGCCATGCCAAAGAATTATTACAATATTTAAAATCGATAAACCCTCAAACATTGGTGCTTAATGGAGACATCATTGATATGTGGAGTTTTACCAAAAGATACTTCCCTGCCTCTCATATGAACGTATTGAGGCAAATTATAAAAATGTCAAATCTTGGCACTCGTGTTATTTACATTACTGGAAATCACGATGAGGCTTTACGAAAATACTCTGATTTTATTTTAGGCAATTTCGAGTTAGTAGACAAACTAATTCTAGACTTAGACGGCAAAAAAACATGGATTTTTCATGGTGATGTATTCGACTCTTCTACTCAAGGCTATGCCAAAATACTCGCTAAACTAGGCGGAAAAGGTTATGATTTACTGATCCTAATCAATAGTTTAATCAATTGGTTTTTGGGTGTTTTGGGCAAAGAAAAAAGAAGCTACTCTAAAATGATCAAAGACAGCGTTAAGAAAGCGGTTTCCTTTATATCTAATTTCGAAACTACTGCTGCCGAAGTCGCCATTCAAAAAAAATACAGCTATGTAGTTTGCGGACACATTCATAAACCTCAAATGAAGGAGATAGAAAATGAACATGGAAAAGTATTGTACCTCAACAGCGGAGATTGGATTGAAAACCTTACGGCATTAGAATATAAAAAACAAAAATGGAGTCTTTATCATTATAAAACGGAACATTATAAAGATGTAGAAAGCCATGAGGAGAAAATAGTTAATGATATTGTCAACAAAATCCTCTCCTAA
- a CDS encoding glycosyltransferase family protein: MKIFYAIQATGNGHISRAVQLYPYLQKFGEVDFFLSGCNASLDINLPIKFKSEGCSLHYSKCGGLNYWDIVKNVKPRQIYKDAEALPLKNYDVIINDFDSITSLACKLQKVHSIQFGHQASFISPNTPRPEKKNLMGEMILKHYAPSPKHIGLHFDKYDDFIYPPIIKDEIMNADPKNAGHITVYLPSFQQDCLERAFNRLPNLSFHWFLDTVKTKHTIKNITYFPVNQEYFNKSLIKCDGIITGGGFETPAEALYLGKKLLSIPIRKHYEQECNAAALKKLGVPVLYDVGPDFDLIIESWLDSPIKCPTMKANNIHETLEFLFDTYHD; this comes from the coding sequence ATGAAAATATTTTACGCTATACAGGCAACGGGCAACGGACACATCAGCAGAGCTGTACAATTGTATCCTTATCTACAAAAATTTGGTGAGGTTGATTTTTTCTTAAGTGGCTGCAATGCCAGTTTGGACATTAATTTACCTATAAAATTCAAAAGTGAAGGTTGTAGTTTGCATTACAGTAAATGTGGCGGTTTGAATTATTGGGACATTGTCAAAAATGTAAAGCCAAGACAAATCTATAAAGATGCCGAAGCATTGCCCTTGAAAAATTATGATGTGATTATCAATGATTTTGATTCAATTACTTCATTAGCTTGTAAATTACAAAAAGTCCATTCAATACAATTTGGACATCAAGCCAGTTTTATTTCCCCTAATACACCCAGACCCGAAAAAAAGAATCTTATGGGTGAAATGATACTAAAGCATTATGCTCCCTCTCCAAAACACATTGGCTTGCATTTTGACAAATACGATGACTTTATCTATCCTCCGATTATAAAAGATGAAATCATGAATGCAGATCCCAAAAATGCAGGACATATCACTGTATATCTACCCTCCTTTCAACAAGATTGCTTAGAACGGGCATTCAACAGACTTCCTAATTTATCTTTCCATTGGTTTTTAGACACTGTAAAAACCAAACACACTATAAAAAACATTACTTATTTTCCGGTCAATCAAGAGTACTTCAACAAAAGTCTCATAAAATGTGACGGTATTATTACTGGTGGAGGATTTGAAACGCCTGCAGAAGCTTTGTATCTAGGCAAAAAATTACTCTCTATCCCTATCCGAAAGCATTATGAACAAGAATGTAATGCCGCAGCTCTCAAAAAACTGGGCGTTCCTGTTTTGTATGATGTTGGCCCTGATTTTGATTTGATTATTGAGAGCTGGCTTGATTCTCCTATAAAATGCCCAACAATGAAAGCCAACAATATTCACGAAACCCTGGAATTCTTATTTGATACTTATCATGATTAA
- a CDS encoding S46 family peptidase translates to MKKIVLFLTMSLMAFPVRADEGMWFLMFIERLNHRDMEKMGLQLTAEEIYSINHHSLKDAVVQFNGGCTAEIVSKDGLVLTNHHCGYDAIAELSTEEQNYLKNGFWAKDRSAELKPKSLYVRFFVRMDDVSKRILSKVNDKMTEAERNKAIQQEIALIEKENNEGGKYTVSVRPFFQGNEYYYFVYQDYKDVRLVGTPTESLGKFGGDTDNWEWPRHTADFSMFRVYADKDGNPAEYSKDNVPLQPKHHLPISIKGVKENDFAMILGYPGRTNRWMPSGGIAQNVGYAYPAWVEGAKTGMDNMKKYMSKDATINLKYASKYASTANYWKNRQGMIDALTKAKTASTKSNEEAKFNTWANKAENKEKYGNVIATINDYYAKTNLKSRHDNYLSQLMRTTSYGAGPSVLGNALIAYYKENEAKRTEMLPKINSLIENYYGEFYAPLEKDVLTAQLNLYASKASEYGLAPVIATMKTANGGNFAADVDKAATASIFGTKESVEAFMKDPKAESIATDPLYVISNDLMTKIRAKSPEQLKSDDDFAIAYRKLVEGLRESKLNTIQYPDANSTLRLTYGKVRALPADKRNDAKINNYTTMTGMVKKYKAGDAEFDLPARLLELNKAQDFGQYADKGGYMPVNFLTDNDITGGNSGSPVLNGKGELIGVAFDGNIEAMAGDVIFDKKLQRTINLDIRYVLWIIDKYAGAHNIIEEMTIIK, encoded by the coding sequence ATGAAAAAAATTGTGTTATTCTTAACCATGAGCTTGATGGCTTTTCCTGTGAGAGCTGATGAGGGAATGTGGTTTTTAATGTTTATCGAAAGGTTAAACCATAGAGATATGGAAAAAATGGGCTTGCAATTGACAGCCGAAGAAATTTATAGTATCAATCACCATAGTTTGAAAGATGCTGTAGTGCAATTCAACGGTGGGTGTACAGCAGAGATCGTTTCGAAAGATGGTTTGGTATTGACTAATCACCATTGCGGATACGATGCCATTGCAGAACTTTCTACAGAAGAGCAAAATTATTTGAAAAACGGATTTTGGGCTAAAGATAGAAGTGCTGAATTGAAACCAAAATCATTATACGTGCGTTTCTTTGTTCGTATGGATGATGTTTCTAAAAGAATTTTATCAAAAGTAAATGATAAAATGACCGAGGCAGAACGCAATAAAGCGATTCAGCAAGAAATAGCTTTGATAGAAAAAGAAAACAATGAAGGAGGAAAGTATACAGTATCTGTTCGTCCTTTCTTTCAAGGAAATGAGTATTATTATTTTGTATACCAAGATTATAAAGACGTTCGTTTGGTAGGAACACCTACAGAAAGTCTTGGGAAATTTGGTGGAGATACAGATAACTGGGAATGGCCTCGTCACACAGCAGATTTTTCTATGTTTAGAGTATATGCAGATAAAGACGGAAATCCGGCTGAATATTCTAAAGACAATGTGCCTTTACAGCCAAAACACCATTTACCAATTAGTATAAAAGGGGTAAAAGAGAATGATTTTGCCATGATTTTGGGTTATCCAGGAAGAACAAACCGTTGGATGCCATCAGGAGGGATAGCTCAAAACGTTGGATATGCTTATCCTGCATGGGTTGAAGGTGCAAAAACCGGAATGGATAACATGAAAAAGTATATGAGCAAAGATGCAACCATAAACTTGAAATATGCTTCTAAATATGCATCAACTGCCAATTACTGGAAAAACCGTCAAGGAATGATCGATGCATTGACTAAAGCGAAAACAGCTAGTACAAAGTCAAATGAAGAAGCTAAGTTTAATACTTGGGCAAATAAGGCAGAGAATAAAGAAAAATACGGAAACGTAATTGCTACAATAAATGATTATTATGCCAAAACAAATTTAAAATCACGCCATGATAATTATCTTTCTCAATTAATGAGAACTACTTCTTATGGTGCTGGTCCGTCTGTATTAGGAAATGCTTTGATTGCTTATTATAAAGAGAATGAAGCCAAAAGAACCGAAATGCTTCCTAAAATTAATAGTTTAATCGAAAATTATTATGGAGAGTTTTATGCACCATTAGAAAAAGACGTATTGACAGCACAACTTAATCTGTATGCTTCTAAAGCATCAGAGTATGGATTAGCTCCTGTAATTGCTACAATGAAAACGGCTAATGGAGGTAATTTTGCTGCAGATGTTGATAAAGCAGCTACAGCCAGTATTTTTGGAACAAAAGAATCGGTTGAAGCTTTTATGAAAGACCCAAAAGCTGAATCAATTGCAACAGATCCTTTATATGTAATCTCAAATGATTTGATGACTAAAATCAGAGCTAAATCGCCAGAACAATTAAAATCGGATGATGATTTCGCTATCGCTTACCGCAAATTGGTAGAAGGTTTAAGAGAATCAAAGTTGAATACTATTCAGTATCCAGATGCCAATTCTACTTTGCGTTTAACATATGGAAAAGTTCGTGCTTTACCTGCAGACAAACGTAATGATGCTAAAATTAATAACTATACTACAATGACTGGTATGGTTAAAAAATACAAAGCAGGAGATGCAGAGTTTGATTTGCCAGCACGTTTGTTGGAATTAAACAAAGCACAAGATTTTGGTCAATATGCAGATAAAGGAGGTTACATGCCAGTGAATTTCTTAACTGATAACGATATTACTGGTGGTAATTCTGGTTCTCCAGTATTAAACGGAAAGGGAGAATTAATTGGTGTGGCTTTTGATGGTAATATCGAAGCTATGGCTGGAGATGTTATCTTTGATAAAAAACTACAAAGAACAATCAATTTAGATATTCGTTATGTACTATGGATTATTGACAAATATGCAGGAGCACATAACATTATTGAAGAAATGACTATAATCAAATAG